One window of the Streptomyces sp. ITFR-21 genome contains the following:
- the cpaB gene encoding Flp pilus assembly protein CpaB yields the protein MNSRQRRGVVLLVVSVLCAVAAFAGVVAVVSNARSQVGSKVTAYELTADVPAYSALSGAKVRRISVPKRWLPDTAVRDLGELQGKIAAVPLKKGTLLQSDMVADRPRLQPGQMEIAIMIDAETGVAGKITPGARVNIFATFKARRETDPDLSKLMVADAQVIDVGQIKAFDKTTDAQRLSDQGVPITFALDVKDAQRIAFSESFAVHVRLALVAPGETGTPSPGDRTYTLNGDKDTGSAR from the coding sequence ATGAACTCACGTCAGCGCCGTGGCGTCGTCCTCCTGGTGGTCTCCGTGCTGTGCGCGGTCGCCGCTTTCGCCGGGGTGGTCGCGGTCGTCAGCAACGCGCGCTCGCAGGTCGGCTCCAAGGTCACCGCGTACGAACTGACCGCGGACGTACCGGCGTACTCCGCCCTCAGCGGCGCCAAGGTGCGCCGCATATCGGTGCCGAAACGCTGGCTGCCCGACACCGCGGTCCGTGATCTCGGCGAACTCCAGGGGAAGATCGCCGCGGTGCCGCTGAAGAAGGGCACCCTGCTGCAGTCCGACATGGTCGCCGACCGCCCCCGACTCCAGCCGGGCCAGATGGAGATCGCCATCATGATCGACGCGGAGACCGGCGTGGCCGGCAAGATCACCCCCGGCGCGCGGGTCAACATCTTCGCCACCTTCAAGGCCCGCCGCGAGACCGACCCGGACCTCTCCAAGCTCATGGTGGCCGACGCGCAGGTCATCGACGTCGGCCAGATCAAGGCGTTCGACAAGACCACCGACGCGCAGCGGCTGTCCGACCAGGGCGTGCCGATCACCTTCGCGCTCGACGTGAAGGACGCCCAACGGATCGCCTTCTCCGAGTCGTTCGCCGTCCACGTGCGCCTCGCGCTGGTTGCGCCGGGCGAGACCGGGACGCCGTCGCCGGGCGATCGCACGTACACGCTGAACGGCGACAAGGACACCGGGAGCGCGCGGTGA
- a CDS encoding AAA family ATPase, with product MSVRILAATGDPDAARALLSLLGQLPDLEPASVAGDSTALLDTLARAAEAGLDELPEVVVLHDVIAPMPALDLVRDVALRFPSVGVVLLTADPGPAMLAAAMNVGARGVLALPLSYDELGARVEAAAAWATGVRRHLGPGRAVVPAVAGGLLVAVAGAKGGVGTTVTAVQLALAAQASGRSTALVDLDLQGGDIASYLDVQFRRSVADLADIADVSSRVLNDAMYVHESGPALLLAPADGERGEDVTDRAARLVLAALRQRYEVVVVDCGTQVTSANAVAVETADTALLVTTPDVIAVRAAKRMVRMWDRLQIRKPQDTTAVVNRYARGSEIQPSLIGRITGTKVAASVVPAGFKELQAVIDAGRLQDLDNRSTVKAGIWALAGEVGLVAGAPAPPARGRKQRRGDRGQVTLETLGMLPVILVTLVLVWQAVLAGYTFTLAGDAADRGARAEAVGRDGVAAARSTVPGAWDITDASAARDGDGQVHATIGLHVPVLFPGLIDFPVTVHGHARTTDEEPDR from the coding sequence GTGAGCGTACGCATCCTCGCCGCCACCGGCGACCCCGACGCGGCACGGGCCCTGCTGAGCCTGCTCGGGCAGCTGCCCGACCTCGAACCCGCCTCCGTCGCGGGCGACTCCACCGCGCTGCTCGACACCCTCGCCCGCGCCGCCGAGGCCGGGCTCGACGAACTGCCCGAAGTCGTCGTCCTGCACGACGTGATCGCCCCGATGCCGGCACTCGACCTGGTCCGCGACGTCGCGCTGCGCTTCCCCTCGGTCGGCGTGGTACTGCTCACCGCCGACCCCGGCCCCGCCATGCTGGCCGCCGCGATGAACGTCGGCGCCCGCGGCGTCCTCGCGCTGCCGCTGTCCTACGACGAGCTGGGAGCCCGGGTGGAGGCCGCCGCCGCCTGGGCCACCGGGGTGCGGCGCCACCTCGGCCCCGGCCGCGCGGTGGTGCCCGCGGTGGCCGGCGGCCTCCTGGTCGCGGTGGCCGGCGCCAAGGGCGGCGTCGGCACGACCGTGACCGCCGTCCAACTCGCCCTGGCCGCCCAGGCGTCGGGCCGCTCCACCGCGCTGGTCGACCTCGACCTGCAGGGCGGCGACATCGCCTCGTACCTCGATGTGCAGTTCCGCCGCTCGGTGGCCGACCTCGCCGACATCGCCGACGTCTCCTCGCGGGTCCTCAACGACGCGATGTACGTCCACGAGTCCGGCCCCGCCCTGCTGCTCGCCCCCGCCGACGGCGAACGCGGTGAGGACGTCACCGACCGCGCCGCCCGGCTGGTGCTGGCCGCCCTGCGGCAGCGCTACGAGGTCGTGGTGGTGGACTGCGGCACCCAGGTCACCAGCGCCAACGCGGTGGCCGTGGAGACCGCCGACACCGCCCTGCTCGTCACCACCCCCGACGTCATCGCGGTACGGGCCGCCAAGCGGATGGTGCGGATGTGGGACCGCCTGCAGATCCGCAAGCCGCAGGACACCACGGCGGTCGTCAACCGGTACGCCCGCGGCAGCGAGATCCAGCCGTCGCTGATCGGGCGGATCACCGGGACGAAGGTCGCCGCGTCCGTGGTCCCGGCCGGCTTCAAGGAGCTGCAGGCGGTCATCGACGCCGGCCGGCTCCAGGACCTGGACAACCGCTCCACCGTCAAGGCCGGGATCTGGGCGCTGGCGGGGGAGGTGGGGCTGGTCGCGGGCGCGCCGGCGCCGCCGGCCCGCGGCAGGAAGCAGCGGCGCGGCGACCGGGGCCAGGTCACCCTGGAGACCCTCGGGATGCTCCCGGTCATCCTGGTCACGCTGGTCCTGGTCTGGCAGGCGGTCCTGGCCGGCTACACCTTCACCCTCGCCGGCGACGCGGCCGACCGGGGCGCCCGCGCCGAGGCGGTCGGCCGGGACGGCGTGGCGGCGGCCAGGAGCACGGTGCCGGGCGCCTGGGACATCACCGACGCCTCCGCCGCCCGGGACGGCGACGGCCAGGTCCACGCCACGATCGGCCTCCACGTCCCGGTCCTCTTCCCGGGGCTGATCGACTTCCCCGTCACCGTCCACGGCCACGCCCGCACCACGGACGAGGAGCCCGACCGATGA
- a CDS encoding TadE/TadG family type IV pilus assembly protein has product MLPFLLLVALAGIQLGIVAYCAEQAATAARTAARTAAQEDARTDPYTAGREAVSGWVDPDISFPGGTGGPAVRARATVRIPSVLPGLSLFGPVSRSATMPKEDDTP; this is encoded by the coding sequence ATGCTGCCGTTCCTGCTGCTCGTCGCGCTCGCCGGGATCCAGCTCGGCATCGTCGCCTACTGCGCGGAGCAGGCCGCCACCGCGGCCAGGACCGCGGCGCGTACCGCCGCGCAGGAGGACGCCAGGACCGATCCGTACACCGCGGGCCGCGAGGCCGTCAGCGGCTGGGTGGACCCGGACATCAGCTTCCCCGGCGGCACCGGCGGCCCAGCCGTCCGCGCCAGGGCGACCGTGCGGATCCCCTCCGTGCTCCCCGGGCTCAGCCTGTTCGGGCCCGTCTCCCGTTCCGCGACGATGCCGAAGGAGGACGACACACCGTGA
- a CDS encoding CpaF family protein: protein MSLRARLTVEEATPQTQESHLVAVYRAKLLQEIDLAEMSALAAAERRARLERVLGHIISREGPVLSTAERAALIRRVVDEALGLGILEPLLEDPSITEIMVNGPDRIYVERGGRVEQVAARFSSADQLLQTIERIVSTVNRRVDESNPMVDARLPSGERVNVIIPPLSLTGPTLTIRRFPRPYTLSELIGLGTLDEHMLLLLSSFVRAKCNIIVSGGTGSGKTTLLNALSGLIPDGERIITVEDAAELQLQQEHVIRLESRPPNVEGEGRVTIRDLVRNSLRMRPDRIIVGEVRGGETLDMLQAMSTGHDGSLATVHANSAEDAVLRLQTLASMSEVKIPFEALRDQINSAVDVIVQLHRHIDGTRRIAEIAVLSSRGRDSFQLSSASRFRAEPLGVDRIVRGWYEHRPVPREIGERLYLAGEHVPAAFGIGASELELDSREAK from the coding sequence GTGAGCCTCCGTGCCCGCCTCACCGTCGAAGAGGCCACCCCGCAGACCCAGGAAAGCCACCTGGTGGCCGTCTACCGGGCCAAGCTGCTCCAGGAGATCGACCTCGCCGAGATGTCCGCGCTGGCCGCCGCCGAGCGCCGCGCGCGGCTCGAGCGCGTCCTCGGACACATCATCAGCCGCGAGGGCCCGGTGCTGTCGACCGCGGAACGGGCGGCGCTGATCCGCCGGGTGGTGGACGAGGCACTCGGCCTCGGCATCCTGGAACCGCTGCTGGAGGACCCGTCGATCACCGAGATCATGGTCAACGGCCCGGACCGGATCTACGTCGAACGCGGCGGCCGGGTCGAGCAGGTCGCCGCCCGCTTCTCCTCCGCCGACCAGCTGCTCCAGACCATCGAGCGCATCGTCTCCACCGTCAACCGCCGGGTGGACGAGTCCAATCCGATGGTCGACGCCCGGCTGCCCTCCGGCGAACGCGTCAACGTGATCATCCCGCCGCTGTCGCTGACCGGCCCCACCCTCACCATCCGCCGCTTCCCGCGCCCGTACACCCTGAGCGAACTCATCGGCCTGGGCACGCTGGACGAGCACATGCTGCTGCTGCTCTCCTCCTTCGTCCGGGCCAAGTGCAACATCATCGTCAGCGGCGGCACCGGCTCGGGCAAGACCACCCTGCTCAACGCGCTGTCCGGGCTGATCCCGGACGGCGAGCGGATCATCACCGTCGAGGACGCCGCCGAACTCCAGCTCCAGCAGGAGCACGTGATCCGGCTGGAGTCCCGGCCGCCCAACGTCGAGGGCGAGGGCCGGGTCACCATCCGCGACCTGGTGCGCAACTCGCTGCGCATGCGGCCGGACCGGATCATCGTCGGCGAGGTCCGCGGCGGCGAGACGCTCGACATGCTCCAGGCGATGTCCACCGGGCACGACGGCTCGCTGGCCACCGTGCACGCCAACTCCGCGGAGGACGCGGTGCTCAGACTCCAGACGCTGGCCTCGATGAGCGAGGTGAAGATCCCCTTCGAGGCGCTGCGGGACCAGATCAACTCCGCGGTGGACGTGATCGTGCAGCTGCACCGGCACATCGACGGCACCCGGCGGATCGCCGAGATCGCGGTGCTGTCCTCGCGCGGCCGGGACTCCTTCCAGCTCAGCTCCGCCAGCCGGTTCCGCGCCGAACCGCTCGGCGTGGACCGGATCGTCCGCGGCTGGTACGAACACCGGCCGGTGCCGCGGGAGATCGGCGAGCGGCTCTACCTGGCGGGCGAGCACGTGCCCGCCGCGTTCGGCATCGGCGCCAGCGAACTGGAACTCGACAGCCGGGAGGCGAAATGA
- a CDS encoding type II secretion system F family protein, producing the protein MTRLAGPAAHAVPWAGTGHLLPGGFPGGGLPAAAPVPRAGTVSAAPAFAAGPYPLLVLVVTTVALVLGVWGLHAWRGGRADRAALVDRLAGDFEPAAHRASFAALDRRVRGYAWGRTLESRLAATGSDLTPGQFTAGFAGVVLAAWLLAAIVLAPFFGPIAAVLAGWTAYSFLSWRRRVRTERFIAQLPDLARVLANATQAGLALRTAVSMAADELEAPAGEELKQVADAMALGHSVEDALAELQQRLPSRELVVLVSTLVLSSRAGGSVVESLRNLTVTLEERKETRREVRTQMSQVTLTAYSVPVIGIGSLLLLDRIMPGSLSAMTGSNLGRICVLIALGLYVVGFALIRRMSRIDV; encoded by the coding sequence ATGACGCGGCTTGCGGGGCCCGCCGCCCACGCCGTGCCGTGGGCCGGGACGGGCCACCTGCTCCCGGGCGGCTTCCCGGGCGGCGGCCTGCCGGCCGCGGCCCCGGTGCCGCGCGCCGGGACGGTGTCGGCCGCGCCCGCCTTCGCCGCCGGCCCGTACCCGCTGCTGGTGCTGGTCGTCACCACCGTGGCGCTGGTGCTCGGCGTATGGGGCCTGCACGCCTGGCGGGGCGGCCGGGCGGACCGCGCCGCGCTGGTCGACCGGCTCGCCGGGGACTTCGAACCGGCCGCGCACCGGGCCTCCTTCGCCGCGCTCGACCGCCGGGTGCGCGGCTACGCCTGGGGCCGCACGCTGGAGAGCCGGCTGGCGGCCACCGGCAGCGACCTGACGCCCGGTCAGTTCACCGCCGGCTTCGCGGGAGTGGTGCTCGCGGCCTGGCTGCTGGCCGCGATCGTCCTGGCGCCGTTCTTCGGGCCGATCGCGGCGGTGCTGGCCGGCTGGACCGCGTACTCCTTCCTGTCCTGGCGGCGCCGGGTGCGCACCGAGCGCTTCATCGCCCAACTCCCCGACCTCGCACGGGTGCTGGCCAACGCCACCCAGGCCGGGCTGGCGCTGCGCACCGCGGTCTCCATGGCCGCGGACGAGCTGGAGGCGCCGGCCGGCGAGGAGTTGAAGCAGGTCGCGGACGCGATGGCGCTCGGCCACTCGGTCGAGGACGCCCTGGCCGAACTGCAACAACGGCTGCCCAGCCGGGAGCTGGTGGTGCTGGTGTCGACCCTGGTGCTGTCCAGCCGGGCCGGCGGCTCGGTCGTGGAGTCGCTGCGGAACCTCACGGTGACCCTGGAGGAGCGCAAGGAGACCCGGCGGGAGGTCCGCACCCAGATGTCCCAGGTCACGTTGACCGCCTACTCGGTACCGGTGATCGGCATCGGCTCGCTGCTGCTGCTGGACCGCATCATGCCCGGCTCCCTGAGCGCCATGACCGGCTCCAACCTGGGCCGGATCTGCGTCCTGATCGCGCTGGGCCTGTACGTGGTCGGGTTCGCGCTGATCCGCCGGATGTCCCGGATCGACGTGTGA
- a CDS encoding DUF5936 domain-containing protein — MTLIGLGLALVAACCAVGVVHAVGLLRADAKLPDDLALALEVGRTRTTRAGNAIDRLGIRWVPMVLRMMGPARIARTRARIDHAGHPHGLTLERYAARRAVYGGLGGLGGLVLLTRGSWLLALLVLAYGWWWADLGIWLAVRRRRDDIERTLPDFLDVLAVVVSAGLGFRQALERVNAVYQGPWSDEIRVALRQMDVGVSRRDAFDQLRRRNRSEQVAQFVSALQQGEELGAPIARTLLQIAQDMRRTEAQNARRRAARMVPRATGVITMLLVPATMILLISGTIIGSQIHFGDLFGNG; from the coding sequence ATGACACTGATCGGTCTCGGACTCGCCCTGGTGGCCGCCTGCTGCGCGGTGGGCGTCGTCCACGCGGTCGGCCTGCTGCGGGCCGACGCCAAGCTCCCCGACGACCTCGCGCTTGCCCTGGAGGTGGGCCGCACCCGCACCACCCGGGCGGGCAACGCCATCGACCGGCTCGGCATCCGCTGGGTCCCGATGGTGCTGCGGATGATGGGCCCGGCCCGGATCGCCAGGACCCGGGCCAGGATCGACCACGCCGGGCACCCGCACGGCCTCACCCTTGAGCGCTACGCGGCCCGCCGCGCGGTCTACGGCGGCCTCGGCGGCCTCGGCGGGCTGGTCCTGCTGACCCGGGGCAGCTGGCTGCTGGCGCTGCTGGTGCTGGCCTACGGCTGGTGGTGGGCCGATCTCGGCATCTGGCTGGCGGTCCGCCGCCGCCGCGACGACATCGAGCGCACCCTGCCGGACTTCCTGGACGTGCTGGCCGTGGTGGTCAGCGCGGGACTCGGCTTCCGCCAGGCGCTGGAGCGCGTCAACGCCGTCTACCAGGGCCCGTGGTCGGACGAGATCCGGGTGGCCCTGCGGCAGATGGACGTCGGCGTCAGCCGCCGGGACGCCTTCGACCAGCTGCGCAGGCGCAACCGCAGCGAGCAGGTGGCCCAGTTCGTCTCCGCCCTCCAGCAGGGCGAGGAACTCGGCGCGCCCATCGCCCGCACCCTCCTGCAGATCGCCCAGGACATGCGCCGCACCGAGGCCCAGAACGCCCGCCGCCGCGCGGCCCGCATGGTGCCGCGGGCGACCGGGGTGATCACCATGCTGCTGGTCCCGGCCACCATGATCCTGCTGATCTCCGGCACCATCATCGGCTCCCAGATCCACTTCGGCGATCTCTTCGGAAATGGGTGA
- a CDS encoding pilus assembly protein TadG-related protein yields MSRARYGDEGQTVGIYIVAIAALFFLSFAYLAVGQASVARNGAQTAADAAALAAAREERDLLGNQFLAALLAGDQAALRQLLTYAAGEAGCGGAPGAAAADYAADNQAELTDCAPVFGPPGFRVAVRTLGTVGPSVVPGTEDIKAVAHATAVLEPRCTLGGLSLPVVDFDCDNGPLDIDPTDAGFILDLSDFYTVHLSD; encoded by the coding sequence CTGAGCCGGGCGCGGTACGGGGACGAGGGCCAGACCGTCGGCATCTACATCGTCGCGATCGCCGCCCTCTTCTTCCTGTCGTTCGCCTATCTCGCGGTGGGACAGGCGTCCGTGGCCCGCAACGGCGCGCAGACCGCCGCCGACGCAGCGGCGTTGGCGGCGGCCCGCGAGGAGCGGGACCTGCTGGGGAACCAGTTCCTGGCCGCGCTGCTGGCCGGCGACCAGGCCGCGCTGCGCCAACTGCTCACCTACGCGGCGGGCGAGGCCGGCTGCGGCGGCGCGCCGGGAGCGGCGGCGGCCGACTACGCGGCCGACAACCAGGCCGAACTGACCGACTGCGCACCGGTCTTCGGCCCGCCCGGCTTCCGGGTGGCGGTCCGGACACTGGGCACGGTCGGCCCGTCCGTGGTTCCCGGCACTGAGGACATCAAGGCCGTCGCGCACGCCACCGCCGTGCTGGAACCGCGCTGCACGCTCGGCGGACTGTCCCTGCCCGTCGTGGACTTCGACTGCGACAACGGCCCCCTGGACATCGACCCGACGGATGCCGGGTTCATCCTGGACCTGTCGGACTTCTACACCGTCCATCTGAGCGACTGA
- a CDS encoding OmpA family protein, with translation MPVKPAASTTAASAAAGALLAVLLAAGAVNGTAAVAAPNPPPNAGEAAATPPVPINPDSPGLRLTAGATLAPSKVLDIVSVTDESSVAASQPEQRQETSNTTVTYALQAEVLFGKDSARLAPAATGRIRAIAGDINARHVSSPIRVFGFTDDLGSSEHGDVLSKARADAVYNVLATELDALGDASHTFQVRGYGEDYPIADNSTESGRQQNRRVEITFTPPAA, from the coding sequence ATGCCAGTGAAGCCCGCCGCTTCCACCACCGCCGCCTCGGCGGCGGCCGGCGCGCTGCTCGCCGTGCTGCTGGCGGCCGGCGCGGTCAACGGGACGGCCGCCGTGGCGGCCCCGAACCCGCCGCCGAACGCCGGGGAGGCCGCCGCGACCCCGCCGGTGCCGATCAACCCGGACTCGCCGGGCCTCCGACTGACCGCCGGGGCCACGCTGGCCCCCTCCAAGGTGCTGGACATCGTCTCGGTGACCGACGAGAGCTCGGTGGCCGCGAGCCAGCCGGAGCAGCGCCAGGAGACGTCCAACACGACGGTGACCTACGCGCTCCAGGCCGAGGTGCTGTTCGGCAAGGACAGCGCGCGCCTGGCCCCCGCCGCGACCGGGCGGATCCGGGCCATCGCGGGCGACATCAACGCGCGGCACGTCTCGTCACCCATCCGTGTCTTCGGGTTCACCGACGATCTGGGCAGCAGCGAGCACGGCGACGTGCTGTCCAAGGCGCGGGCCGACGCGGTCTACAACGTGCTGGCGACGGAGCTCGACGCACTGGGTGACGCATCCCACACTTTCCAGGTGCGCGGGTACGGCGAGGACTACCCGATCGCCGACAATTCCACCGAAAGCGGGCGGCAGCAAAACCGGAGGGTCGAGATCACTTTTACGCCTCCTGCCGCGTAA
- a CDS encoding DUF192 domain-containing protein, whose protein sequence is MGRRWRDGEGTLRAPGAEVPLRVAASYRARTRGLLGAAGIAGALLLTPASSVHTVRMRFAIDVAYLDRRLRVLAVVTMPPGRVGRPRLRARHVLEAEAGAMAVWGIRRGVALEAVLTAAAPG, encoded by the coding sequence GTGGGGCGACGGTGGCGGGACGGCGAAGGCACGCTGCGGGCACCCGGGGCGGAGGTGCCGTTGCGGGTGGCGGCGTCGTACCGGGCCAGGACCCGGGGGCTGCTGGGGGCGGCCGGGATCGCGGGGGCGCTGCTGCTGACCCCGGCGTCGAGTGTGCACACCGTACGGATGCGGTTCGCGATCGACGTCGCCTATCTCGACCGGCGGCTGCGGGTGCTCGCGGTGGTCACGATGCCGCCGGGCCGGGTCGGCCGGCCGCGGCTGCGGGCGCGGCACGTCCTGGAGGCGGAGGCGGGCGCGATGGCGGTGTGGGGGATCCGGCGGGGCGTGGCGCTGGAGGCGGTGCTCACGGCAGCCGCGCCGGGCTGA
- a CDS encoding A24 family peptidase, which yields MPVYLILAAAVWGTAAGALLPRAAYRLAVPAERPWADLCPSGHPLGGWFGPARCAVPGCPTPRYGPGYGAGSACALGCVAVALAAGAHPETAVWLLLVPAGLLLARVDLLVFRLPDILTLPALGGTAALLGLAALLPSHQGSWPRALTAAAALGALYFALFFANPAGMGFGDVKLAPTLGLALGWYGWPAVVAGTFAGFLLAAVTGLALVAARRATRRTPIPFGPFMLLGALAGLLFASG from the coding sequence GTGCCTGTCTATCTGATCCTGGCCGCCGCCGTCTGGGGAACTGCCGCCGGGGCGCTGCTGCCGCGGGCGGCGTACCGGCTGGCGGTGCCGGCCGAGCGGCCCTGGGCGGACCTCTGCCCCTCGGGCCACCCGCTCGGCGGCTGGTTCGGCCCGGCCCGCTGCGCCGTACCCGGCTGCCCGACCCCCCGGTACGGACCCGGGTACGGCGCGGGCTCGGCGTGCGCGCTCGGGTGCGTGGCGGTGGCGCTGGCGGCCGGGGCGCACCCCGAGACCGCGGTGTGGCTGCTGCTGGTTCCGGCCGGGCTGCTGCTGGCCCGGGTCGACCTGCTGGTCTTCCGGCTGCCCGACATACTGACGCTGCCCGCGCTCGGCGGCACCGCCGCGCTCCTCGGGCTGGCCGCGCTGCTGCCGTCCCACCAGGGCTCCTGGCCGCGGGCGCTGACCGCGGCGGCGGCACTGGGCGCGCTGTACTTCGCGCTCTTCTTCGCCAACCCGGCCGGCATGGGCTTCGGCGACGTGAAGCTCGCGCCCACCCTCGGCCTGGCCCTCGGCTGGTACGGCTGGCCGGCCGTCGTCGCCGGCACGTTCGCCGGCTTCCTGCTGGCGGCGGTCACCGGTCTGGCCCTGGTCGCCGCCCGCCGCGCCACCCGCAGGACCCCGATCCCCTTCGGCCCCTTCATGCTCCTGGGCGCCCTGGCGGGCCTTCTCTTCGCCTCCGGCTAG
- the mgrA gene encoding L-glyceraldehyde 3-phosphate reductase, which yields MNIRNLYRASDERYDSMEYRRTGRSGLKLPAVSLGLWHNFGDDRTLDSQRAILRRAFDLGVTHFDLANNYGPPYGGAEANFGTLFAQDFRPYRDELVISTKAGYDMWPGPYGEWGSRKYLLASLDQSLARTGLDYVDVFYSHRFDPDTPLEETMGALASAVRQGKALYVGISSYGPDSTREAARILRGLGVPALIHQPSYSMINRWIENEGLLDVLEEEGMGCIGFVPLAQGLLTDRYLGGIPEDSRAAQGKSLNPALVNDETVARLRALDEVAAGRGQSLAQLALSWVLRDPRVTSALIGASSVAQLEANVAAVGAAPLSAEELAEIDRHAVEPEGVNLWSA from the coding sequence GTGAATATCCGCAACCTCTACCGCGCCTCCGACGAGCGCTACGACTCGATGGAGTACCGCCGCACCGGCCGCAGCGGCCTCAAGCTCCCGGCCGTCTCGCTCGGCCTCTGGCACAACTTCGGCGACGACCGCACGCTGGACTCGCAGCGGGCCATCCTGCGCCGCGCCTTCGACCTCGGCGTCACGCACTTCGACCTGGCGAACAACTACGGCCCGCCGTACGGGGGCGCCGAGGCCAACTTCGGCACCCTGTTCGCCCAGGACTTCCGGCCCTACCGCGACGAGCTGGTGATCTCCACCAAGGCGGGCTACGACATGTGGCCCGGCCCGTACGGCGAGTGGGGCTCGCGCAAGTACCTGCTGGCGTCGCTGGACCAGTCGCTGGCCCGGACCGGCCTGGACTACGTCGACGTCTTCTACTCGCACCGCTTCGACCCGGACACCCCGCTGGAGGAGACGATGGGCGCGCTGGCGTCCGCGGTCCGGCAGGGCAAGGCGCTGTACGTCGGCATCTCCTCCTACGGCCCGGACAGCACCCGGGAGGCCGCCCGGATCCTGCGCGGGCTGGGGGTGCCGGCGCTGATCCACCAGCCGTCGTACTCGATGATCAACCGCTGGATCGAGAACGAGGGCCTGCTGGACGTGCTGGAGGAGGAGGGCATGGGCTGCATCGGCTTCGTGCCGCTCGCCCAGGGCCTGCTGACCGACCGCTACCTCGGCGGCATCCCTGAGGACTCCCGGGCGGCGCAGGGCAAGTCGCTGAACCCCGCGCTGGTCAACGACGAGACGGTCGCCCGGCTGCGCGCCCTCGACGAGGTCGCCGCCGGCCGCGGCCAGTCGCTGGCCCAGCTCGCCCTGAGCTGGGTGCTGCGCGACCCCCGGGTCACCTCCGCGCTCATCGGCGCGTCCTCGGTGGCCCAGCTGGAGGCGAACGTCGCGGCGGTCGGCGCGGCGCCGCTCTCGGCGGAGGAGCTGGCGGAGATCGACCGCCACGCGGTGGAGCCGGAGGGCGTGAACCTCTGGTCGGCGTGA
- a CDS encoding isoprenyl transferase — MKLRDLVYGLYSRRVERRLDVTQAPKHIGVILDGNRRWAKAAGGTTEQGHRAGADKIAEMLGWCEETGVEVVTLWLLSTDNLDRPAEELVPLLGIIEDAVTELAAGDRWRVHHVGTMDLLPAHTQSVLKEAEQATHGRTGILVNVAVGYGGRQEIADAVRSLLHEHAGRGTTIENLAEILDVEHIAEHLYTRGQPDPDLVIRTSGEQRLSGFMLWQSAHSEYYFCEVFWPAFRKVDFLRALRDYAARHRRYGS, encoded by the coding sequence ATGAAACTGCGCGACCTGGTGTACGGGCTGTACTCCCGCCGAGTGGAACGCCGGCTCGATGTGACGCAGGCTCCCAAGCACATCGGCGTGATCCTCGACGGCAACCGCCGCTGGGCCAAGGCGGCCGGCGGCACCACCGAGCAGGGCCACCGGGCCGGGGCGGACAAGATCGCCGAGATGCTGGGCTGGTGCGAGGAGACCGGTGTCGAGGTGGTCACCCTGTGGCTGCTGTCCACCGACAACCTGGACCGGCCCGCCGAGGAGCTCGTCCCGCTGCTCGGCATCATCGAGGACGCCGTCACCGAACTGGCCGCCGGCGACCGCTGGCGGGTGCACCACGTCGGCACCATGGACCTGCTGCCCGCGCACACCCAGTCGGTGCTCAAGGAGGCCGAGCAGGCCACCCACGGCCGTACCGGCATCCTGGTGAACGTCGCGGTGGGCTACGGCGGCCGGCAGGAGATCGCCGACGCCGTACGGTCGCTGCTGCACGAGCACGCCGGACGCGGCACCACGATCGAGAACCTCGCCGAGATCCTGGACGTCGAGCACATCGCCGAGCACCTGTACACCCGCGGCCAGCCTGATCCCGATCTGGTGATCCGCACCTCGGGCGAGCAGCGGCTGTCCGGATTCATGCTCTGGCAGAGCGCGCATTCCGAGTACTACTTCTGCGAGGTCTTCTGGCCCGCCTTCCGCAAGGTGGACTTCCTGCGGGCGCTGCGCGACTACGCCGCCCGGCACCGGCGTTACGGATCGTAA